The following coding sequences lie in one Sorghum bicolor cultivar BTx623 chromosome 6, Sorghum_bicolor_NCBIv3, whole genome shotgun sequence genomic window:
- the LOC8083339 gene encoding probable serine/threonine-protein kinase PBL19: MGCLCLFNGRSKSCKRRPEATAPAPAPAALSSTEARSFASAAAAASCASFASSSANVSEASGARPAASGSSGSGSAASSARSIPELYEERGALWEFGLRELRVATRDFSPLLMVGEGGFGCVYRGVLRLPGGGPGGTPVAVKRLNLNGRQGHKEWLAEVHFLGVVEHRNLVKLIGYCASETDRGPQRLLVYEFMPNKTLDDHLFNRAYPVLPWEVRLQIALGAAEGLLYLHEGLELQIIYRDFKASNVLLDEEFRPKLSDFGLAREGPSEGQTHVSTAVMGTFGYAAPDYVQTGHLTTKSDVWSFGVVLYEILTARRSIERNRPRNEQKLLDWVRRHPPGSEQFGAIMDARLQGRYPMRGATEVARLASGCLAKHGRDRPTMREVVEGLRQATRHTEMDGVVVVVGAAAAAECQRSPPRAEEEEAPGAEDASAVAVAVAAEARKRRMLHLAALGGAAADAHARRRLMLMRAATTAAAAPT; encoded by the exons ATGGGCTGCTTGTGCCTCTTCAACGGCAGGTCCAAGAGCTGCAAGAGGCGGCCGGAGGCGACGGCCCCCGCGCCGGCGCCTGCCGCACTCTCCTCCACTGAGGCGCGGTCGTTCGCGTCCGCGGCAGCAGCCGCCAGCTGCGCCTCGTTTGCGTCGTCGTCGGCGAACGTCTCGGAGGCTTCGGGCgcgcggccggcggcgagcgggTCCTCCGGCTCGGGCTCGGCCGCTTCGTCGGCGCGGAGCATCCCGGAGCTGTACGAGGAGAGGGGCGCCCTGTGGGAGTTCGGCCTCCGGGAGCTCCGCGTCGCGACGCGCGACTTCAGCCCGCTGCTCATGGTCGGCGAGGGCGGCTTCGGGTGCGTCTACAGGGGCGTCCTCCGCCTCCCCGGAGGCGGCCCCGGCGGCACGCCGGTCGCCGTCAAGAGGCTCAACCTCAACGGACGTCAG GGCCACAAGGAGTGGCTCGCCGAGGTCCATTTCCTGGGCGTCGTCGAGCACCGGAACCTCGTCAAGCTCATCGGCTACTGCGCCTCGGAGACGGACCGAGGCCCGCAGCGGCTGCTGGTGTACGAGTTCATGCCCAACAAGACGCTGGATGACCACTTGTTCAACCGGGCGTACCCTGTGCTTCCATGGGAAGTCAGGCTGCAGATCGCACTGGGCGCTGCCGAGGGATTGCTGTATCTCCATGAGGGCCTGGAACTTCAG ATCATATACCGGGATTTCAAAGCGTCCAACGTACTGCTGGACGAGGAGTTCAGACCCAAGCTATCAGACTTTGGGTTGGCAAGGGAGGGGCCATCAGAAGGCCAGACTCACGTGTCCACAGCG GTCATGGGCACCTTCGGCTACGCAGCGCCGGACTACGTGCAGACTGGGCACCTCACCACCAAGAGCGACGTCTGGAGCTTCGGCGTGGTGCTGTACGAGATCCTCACCGCGCGGCGCTCCATCGAACGCAACCGGCCCAGGAACGAGCAGAAGCTCCTGGACTGGGTGCGGCGGCACCCGCCCGGGAGCGAGCAGTTCGGGGCGATCATGGACGCGAGGCTCCAGGGGCGGTACCCCATGCGAGGCGCCACGGAGGTGGCCAGGCTCGCCAGCGGCTGCCTCGCGAAGCACGGCAGGGACCGCCCCACGATGAGGGAGGTGGTCGAGGGGCTGAGGCAGGCGACGCGGCACACGGAGATGGACGGCGTTGTCGTCGTCGtgggtgcggcggcggcggcggagtgcCAGCGCTCGCCTCCTcgtgcggaggaggaggaggcgccggGCGCAGAGGATGCCAGTgccgtggcggtggcggtggcagcGGAGGCGAGGAAGAGGCGGATGCTTCATCTGGCTGCTCTTGGGGGTGCTGCCGCTGATGCTCACGCCAGGAGGCGGCTCATGCTCATGAGGGCTGCTACCACTGCCGCCGCTGCTCCGACGTGA